A window of the Synechococcus sp. LTW-R genome harbors these coding sequences:
- the pgeF gene encoding peptidoglycan editing factor PgeF, which translates to MAEAVEAPFNRPDAGFNALEGWTWIGCYGGYYLQSNLLEAFEHGFFTRQWQGRGPDVLAGYLSAGVSVHRPQQVHGAVVLPASQAASEPWPDADGLVADAGGQSLWVCGADCTPVLLADPRSGQVAVCHAGWRGVAGGIVLEAIRQLEQRGCQRHDLLIALGPAISGPEYQVEPSVPAAIAAQLQQLDGSLSLEAALAALEACAALKPDPDPSRQRLDLRLATRLLLERAGVPADQISVCPLCTASEPLLFHSWRRDQVKAVQWSGIVSQQLPS; encoded by the coding sequence TGCTACGGGGGCTACTACCTCCAGTCCAATCTTCTGGAGGCCTTTGAACATGGCTTCTTCACCCGCCAGTGGCAGGGCCGGGGGCCTGACGTGTTGGCGGGTTATCTCAGCGCTGGCGTCAGCGTTCACCGTCCCCAGCAGGTCCACGGCGCCGTGGTGCTGCCGGCGAGCCAGGCCGCCTCAGAACCTTGGCCCGACGCCGATGGCCTGGTCGCCGATGCGGGGGGTCAGAGCCTGTGGGTCTGCGGTGCTGACTGCACTCCGGTGCTGTTGGCGGATCCCCGCTCCGGCCAAGTCGCGGTCTGCCATGCCGGTTGGCGCGGGGTGGCCGGTGGGATTGTTCTCGAGGCGATTCGCCAGTTGGAACAGCGCGGTTGCCAGCGCCATGATCTGCTGATTGCTCTGGGGCCAGCCATCAGCGGGCCCGAGTATCAAGTGGAGCCGTCCGTCCCTGCGGCGATTGCCGCGCAGCTCCAGCAGCTCGATGGGTCCCTGTCTTTGGAGGCCGCCCTGGCGGCTTTGGAGGCCTGCGCTGCCCTCAAGCCGGATCCCGATCCAAGCCGTCAGCGCTTGGACCTGCGTTTGGCGACTCGTCTGCTCTTGGAGCGGGCCGGAGTTCCCGCCGATCAGATCAGCGTCTGCCCGCTGTGTACGGCGTCTGAGCCCCTGCTGTTCCATTCCTGGCGCCGCGATCAGGTGAAGGCGGTGCAGTGGAGCGGCATCGTCTCCCAGCAGCTGCCTAGCTGA